Proteins encoded together in one Entomobacter blattae window:
- a CDS encoding S41 family peptidase has protein sequence MSVISLEKQLRFFTQKIRTYMEHVPFLDRMAKRPYANQTAHRKKCSASSKNSSKNSSKNRKKSYLPKAISLAASLATPLTTPLATRGLSRKKGIKTALPYCSTHFLWSKVRCLLYLACLNLLWVPAYGAGTFGTGKSSSHFNADMTGTVINTALTFLQPRTLDPYTIKQLSLWGMNGIMALDSSFSFSQQPGTLIFKSAQVPLLTFPMPSEEDIKGWSEIIGKVMNKAWETSTLIRSSGSNSLLESFFSELFNHIDPYSRYIPPTSASEDREKRIGETATAGITIGLQSHNVIITALNTNGPAWAAGLSIGQRILSINGHSTSHKPLSTLNAWLQGSENTPITLTVSTPGERKNQTLTLKLALIPPETVFAFLSEKILVLRIHSFSADTAQEVSQYLDQILQESPVKGIIFDLRGNRGGVLQQAITTSALILNHGVAAITQGRDEQANHIWAVQGGDITNNVPIIVLVDGRTASAAEILSAALADHHRAVVVGSVTLGKGLVQTIAQLPDGGELFVTWSRVIAPLGWPLQGLGVIPQVCTSKGENTTQKQMTTLENGQTVNHEALEESRSARYPIAVSRILEIRKNCPAAIGTDLDITVAQNLIKNPTAYKAALLSIPESAAN, from the coding sequence ATGAGTGTGATATCCTTAGAGAAGCAGCTGCGCTTTTTTACCCAAAAAATCAGAACCTATATGGAGCATGTGCCCTTTTTAGACCGAATGGCCAAACGCCCCTATGCCAATCAAACGGCCCATAGAAAAAAATGTTCTGCCAGTAGTAAAAACAGTAGTAAAAACAGCAGTAAAAACAGAAAAAAATCTTATTTGCCAAAGGCAATATCTCTGGCAGCATCCTTGGCGACACCCCTGACAACACCCCTGGCAACACGAGGATTATCAAGAAAGAAGGGCATAAAAACTGCTCTTCCTTATTGCTCAACCCACTTTTTATGGTCCAAAGTCCGATGTCTGCTTTATTTGGCCTGCTTGAATCTTCTTTGGGTTCCAGCCTATGGGGCTGGGACGTTTGGAACTGGGAAAAGCTCATCTCATTTCAATGCTGATATGACTGGAACGGTTATCAATACGGCCTTAACCTTCCTCCAGCCAAGAACCCTTGACCCCTACACTATAAAACAGCTTAGCTTATGGGGAATGAATGGTATTATGGCCCTTGATTCTTCATTTTCCTTTTCCCAGCAACCAGGAACCCTTATTTTCAAATCTGCCCAAGTGCCGCTTTTAACCTTCCCCATGCCTTCTGAAGAAGATATCAAGGGATGGTCAGAGATCATCGGAAAGGTTATGAATAAAGCTTGGGAGACCTCAACCCTTATTCGCTCTTCAGGATCCAACAGCCTATTGGAAAGCTTTTTTAGTGAGCTTTTTAACCATATTGACCCTTATTCCCGTTATATCCCACCAACTTCTGCCAGCGAAGATCGGGAAAAACGCATTGGTGAAACTGCTACAGCAGGAATCACCATTGGCCTTCAATCGCACAATGTCATTATTACTGCCCTTAACACCAATGGCCCAGCCTGGGCAGCTGGTCTTTCCATTGGGCAAAGAATCCTTTCCATAAACGGCCATTCCACCAGCCATAAGCCTTTAAGTACTCTTAATGCCTGGCTCCAGGGAAGCGAAAATACCCCTATAACCTTAACCGTTAGCACACCTGGGGAAAGAAAAAACCAGACCCTGACCCTCAAACTGGCCCTTATCCCCCCAGAGACGGTTTTTGCCTTTTTATCTGAGAAAATTCTTGTGCTTCGTATTCATTCTTTCTCCGCTGATACAGCCCAGGAAGTTAGCCAGTATCTCGATCAAATCTTGCAAGAAAGCCCCGTTAAAGGGATTATATTTGATCTCCGCGGCAATAGAGGCGGCGTATTACAGCAAGCCATCACCACCTCGGCCCTTATTCTTAACCATGGTGTCGCAGCTATTACCCAAGGAAGAGACGAACAAGCCAACCACATCTGGGCTGTTCAAGGGGGGGATATTACAAATAATGTCCCAATCATTGTCCTTGTTGATGGTCGCACAGCCAGTGCTGCCGAAATCCTCTCTGCTGCACTGGCTGACCATCATCGTGCTGTGGTTGTTGGCAGTGTTACTCTTGGCAAGGGGCTGGTACAAACGATTGCTCAACTGCCAGATGGGGGTGAGCTCTTTGTAACCTGGAGCCGGGTCATTGCCCCCTTGGGTTGGCCTTTGCAAGGGCTAGGGGTTATTCCACAAGTCTGCACCAGCAAAGGGGAAAACACGACTCAAAAGCAAATGACAACCCTAGAAAATGGGCAGACCGTAAACCATGAAGCCCTAGAAGAGTCCCGCTCTGCTCGTTATCCCATTGCTGTATCACGTATTCTGGAAATCCGGAAAAACTGCCCAGCAGCCATAGGTACTGACCTTGATATTACCGTTGCCCAAAACCTCATCAAGAACCCCACAGCTTATAAGGCTGCTCTTTTAAGCATACCAGAGAGCGCAGCAAATTAA
- a CDS encoding DUF1491 family protein: MPKLKTHILAQAIIRQAELANAWPMLITKGDDDAGSILVLLYNSQQLYRILGQTRNTEGEQAWFYISGPEPLAEEDTKFFIEKQRKRDPDLWVIECKSDSFSPPFEANIL, encoded by the coding sequence ATGCCAAAGCTTAAAACCCATATTCTTGCCCAAGCCATTATCCGACAGGCAGAACTTGCCAATGCATGGCCCATGCTCATCACCAAAGGAGATGACGATGCGGGGAGTATTTTGGTTTTACTATACAACTCTCAGCAACTTTACCGTATTCTCGGACAAACTCGTAACACGGAAGGTGAACAAGCCTGGTTTTATATTTCTGGGCCAGAGCCTTTAGCCGAAGAAGACACGAAATTTTTTATAGAAAAACAAAGGAAAAGAGATCCTGACCTCTGGGTTATTGAATGCAAAAGCGATAGTTTTTCTCCCCCTTTTGAAGCCAATATACTTTAA